A region of the Mycobacteriales bacterium genome:
GGTGCGGTCCGCGAGACGAGCCGCTTCAGCCGCCACGACGGCCGGTGGGTCTACCTCGACGCCGTGTGAGAGCGTCGGGAGATGACTGACAGGCCGTACGACGTGGTCGTCTTCGGTGCCACCGGGTTCGTCGGACGGCTCACGGCCGCCTACCTCGCCATGGCGGCCCCGGCTGATGCGCGGATCGCCCTGGCCGGGCGGTCGCGCGACAAGCTCGAGCAGGTCCGCGGGACCCTGCCGGTCCGCGCGCACGAGTGGCCGCTCGTGGTGGCCGACTCGTCCTCGGTGGCCGACGTCGCTGCCCTGGCTGCCTCGACGACGGCGGTCGCGACGACGGTCGGGCCCTACCTCAAGTACGGCAAGCCGCTGGCCGAGGCATGCGCGGACGCCGGCACCCACTACGCCGATCTCACCGGCGAGGTGCTCTTCGTCCGCGACTGCATCGACCGCCTGCATGACCGTGCGCTCCGCTCGGGTGCCCGCATCGTCAACGCCTGCGGCTTCGACTCCATCCCCTCCGACCTCGGGGTCCTGCTGTGCGCCGAGGCCGCTTCGGCCGACGGCGAGGGAGAGCTCACCGACACCACGATGCTGGTCGCCGCGATGCGTGGCGGCGTCAGCGGCGGGACGCTCGACTCGCTGCGGGGCATGGTCGACGAGATGAAGCGCGACCCTTCTGCTCGCCGGCTGATGACCGACCCGCACGCCCTGGCCGCGGACCGCTCGGCCGAGCACGAGCCGCAGCCGCGCGACGGCTTCCTCACCGCCCGCTACGACGGCCGCTGGATCGCGCCCTTCGTCATGGCGCCCTTCAACACCCGCATCGTGCGGCGCAGCAACGAGCTGCTGGCCCGGCCCTTCGGCAAGGCGTTCCGCTACCGCGAGGTGATGAGCGTCGGCC
Encoded here:
- a CDS encoding saccharopine dehydrogenase NADP-binding domain-containing protein, with amino-acid sequence MTDRPYDVVVFGATGFVGRLTAAYLAMAAPADARIALAGRSRDKLEQVRGTLPVRAHEWPLVVADSSSVADVAALAASTTAVATTVGPYLKYGKPLAEACADAGTHYADLTGEVLFVRDCIDRLHDRALRSGARIVNACGFDSIPSDLGVLLCAEAASADGEGELTDTTMLVAAMRGGVSGGTLDSLRGMVDEMKRDPSARRLMTDPHALAADRSAEHEPQPRDGFLTARYDGRWIAPFVMAPFNTRIVRRSNELLARPFGKAFRYREVMSVGRSPAGPLLAAGVAGGVGALAAGMAVPPTRALLDRVLPAPGEGPSESAREKGHFRTETTALTTGGASYRTTIAAKGDPGYAATAVMLGEAVLALGLDELPDAAGVLTPASGIGVRLADRLRTAGFRIETTRL